In a genomic window of Epinephelus fuscoguttatus linkage group LG23, E.fuscoguttatus.final_Chr_v1:
- the b3gat3 gene encoding galactosylgalactosylxylosylprotein 3-beta-glucuronosyltransferase 3 yields the protein MATRMKLKLKTVFVLYFMVSLMGLVYALMQLGQRCDCHEHDMPKDRTISRLRGELHRLQEQMRKSEATKQPQKQPAKPTIFVITPTYARLVQKAELTRLSQTFLHVPQLHWILVEDSPHKTPLVTDLLVKSGLTYTHLHMPTAKDRKLQEGDPSWLKPRGVEQRNEGLRWLREDRRAQPGGDNQQGVVYFADDDNTYSLQIFEEMRNTQRVSVWPVGLVGGMKYERPVVEGGKVVRFHTGWRPSRPFPMDMAGFAVSLKLVLANPEACFDGDAPMGFLESSFLQGLVTMDELEPKADNCSKVLVWHTRTEKPKMKREEALQAQGLGSDRAVEV from the exons ATGGCAACGAGGATGAAGCTGAAGCTTAAGACTGTGTTTGTGCTCTACTTCATGGTCTCCCTGATGGGCCTCGTCTATGCACTGATGCAGCTTG GTCAGCGCTGCGACTGCCATGAGCACGACATGCCCAAAGACCGCACCATATCTCGGCTGCGGGGGGAGCTGCACCGTCTTCAGGAGCAGATGAGGAAGTCGGAGGCGACCAAGCAACCACAGAAACAGCCAGCCAAGCCCACCATCTTTGTCATCACCCCAACATATGCAAG GCTGGTGCAGAAGGCTGAGCTGACTCGTCTGTCCCAGACCTTCCTCCATGTTCCTCAGCTCCACTGGATTTTGGTTGAGGACTCGCCGCACAAGACGCCACTGGTGACTGACCTCCTGGTGAAGAGTGGCCTGAcctacacacacctacacatgcCCACCGCCAAGGATCGCAAACTGCAGGAG GGTGACCCCAGCTGGCTGAAGCCTCGTGGGGTGGAGCAGAGGAATGAGGGTCTACGGTGGCTCAGAGAGGACAGAAGGGCTCAGCCCGGAGGAGACAACCAGCAGGGAGTGGTTTACTTCGCTGATGACGATAACACATACAGCCTGCAGATATTTGAAGAG ATGAGGAATACTCAGCGGGTGTCAGTGTGGCCGGTGGGGCTGGTTGGGGGGATGAAATATGAGAGGCCCGTGGTTGAAGGAGGAAAG GTGGTTCGCTTCCATACTGGATGGCGTCCCAGTCGCCCCTTCCCGATGGACATGGCCGGCTTTGCTGTGTCCCTCAAACTGGTCCTGGCCAATCCTGAGGCCTGTTTTGACGGAGATGCACCAATGGGCTTCCTGGAGAGCAGCTTCCTTCAGGGGCTGGTTACCATGGACGAGCTGGAGCCCAAAGCGGACAACTGCTCTAAA gtgcTGGTGTGGCACACACGGACAGAGAAGCCCAAGATGAAGCGAGAGGAGGCTCTGCAGGCTCAGGGACTGGGTTCAGACCGCGCAGTGGAGGTCTGA